The region CGGGCGAATGCCTTGAACTCGGCCTCGGCGATGTGGTGCGGGTCGCGACCCCCGATGACGCGCACGTGCACCGTCAGACCGGCGTTGAAGGTGATGGCCTCGAAGACGTGACGCACCAGCGATCCGGTGAAGTGCCCGCCGATGAGGTGGAACTCGAACCCGGCGGGCTCGCCCTCGTGCACGAGGAACGGTCGGCCTGAGATGTCGACGACGGCCTGAGCCAGCGCCTCGTCGAGCGGCACGAGCGCGTCGCCGTAGCGAGAGATGCCGGCCTTGTCACCCAGAGCCTCTCGGATGGCCTGTCCGAGCACGATCGAGATGTCCTCGACCGTGTGGTGAGCGTCGATGTGGGTGTCGCCCGTCGCGCGCACCGTGAGATCGGTTAGCGAGTGCTTGGCGAACGCCGTCAGCATGTGGTCGAAGAACGGCACCGTGGTGTCGATGTCGCTGCGGCCGGTGCCGTCGAGGTTCACCTCGACCTCGACGGTCGACTCGGAGGTGCTGCGGGTACGGCGTGCGGTGCGGTCGGTCATGCCGGCGATCCAATCGACGCGAGGGCTTCCAGGAAGGCTGTGGTCTCGGCTTCGGTGCCCGCCGTGACCCGAAGGTGGTGCGGTATGCCCACGTCGCGGATGAGCACGCCCTGGTCGTACAGCGCCTGCCACACCGCCTTGGGGTCGTCGACTCCGCCGAACAGCACGAAGTTCGACCACGACGCGTGCGGCGTGTAGCCGAGAGCCTCAAGAGTGGCTGTGATCCGCTCGCGCTGCTCGACGATCTCGTCGACCATGCGCAGCATGGTGGCGGAGTTGCGCAGCGCCGCGACGGCAGCCGCCTGCGTGAGCGCGCTGAGGTGGTAGGGCAGGCGCACGAGGCGCAGCGCATCGATGAACGCCGGGTCGGCGGCGAGATAGCCGACGCGCGCGCCTGCGAAGGCGAACGCCTTGCTCATCGTGCGCGAGACGGCGAGGCGCGGGCGTCCGTCGAGCAGGCTCAGCGCCGAGGGCGCATCGTGCGGGGCGAACTCCTGATAGGCCTCATCGACGATGACGACGCCCCGCGCGGCCCGGTAGACGGCCTCGATCACGTCCAGTGAGAGCGGAGTGCCCGTGGGGTTGTTCGGCGAGCACAGCAGCACGACATCGGGGTCGGCCTCGGCCACCTGACGCGCGGCGTCGTCCGGGTCGATCGTGTAGTCGTCGTGGCGGGTGCCCGCCACCCATCGTGCACCCGTGCCCTGCGTGATGAGCGGATACATCGAGTACGTGGGCGCGAACCCGAAGGCTGTGCGGCCGGGGCCGGCGAACGCCTGCATGATGTGCTGCAGCACCTCGTTCGAGCCGTTGCCTGCCCAGATCTGCTCTGCCGTCAGACCGTGGCCGAGGTACTCAGCGAACCCTTCTCGAAGGGCAGTGAACTCGCGGTCGGGGTAGCGGTTGACGTCACGCAGTGCGAGCGCGATCTCGTCGAGGATGTCACTCGCGACCTCATCGGGAACGGGATGCGTGTTCTCGTTGACGTTCAGAGCGACCGGAAGCGGCGCCTGCGGCGCGCCATACGGTGTGAGCCCGCGCAGATCGTCGCGGAGGGGCAGCTCATCGAGGGATGTCACATGATCCATCGTAGGCCGCGCATCGCGAGCACCGTCGCGGATGACGACTCACTCGGAGTACGCGGTCGGGATGGCGA is a window of Microbacterium esteraromaticum DNA encoding:
- the hisB gene encoding imidazoleglycerol-phosphate dehydratase HisB, whose translation is MTDRTARRTRSTSESTVEVEVNLDGTGRSDIDTTVPFFDHMLTAFAKHSLTDLTVRATGDTHIDAHHTVEDISIVLGQAIREALGDKAGISRYGDALVPLDEALAQAVVDISGRPFLVHEGEPAGFEFHLIGGHFTGSLVRHVFEAITFNAGLTVHVRVIGGRDPHHIAEAEFKAFARAFRQAKANDPLVEGIPSTKGAL
- a CDS encoding histidinol-phosphate transaminase, producing MDHVTSLDELPLRDDLRGLTPYGAPQAPLPVALNVNENTHPVPDEVASDILDEIALALRDVNRYPDREFTALREGFAEYLGHGLTAEQIWAGNGSNEVLQHIMQAFAGPGRTAFGFAPTYSMYPLITQGTGARWVAGTRHDDYTIDPDDAARQVAEADPDVVLLCSPNNPTGTPLSLDVIEAVYRAARGVVIVDEAYQEFAPHDAPSALSLLDGRPRLAVSRTMSKAFAFAGARVGYLAADPAFIDALRLVRLPYHLSALTQAAAVAALRNSATMLRMVDEIVEQRERITATLEALGYTPHASWSNFVLFGGVDDPKAVWQALYDQGVLIRDVGIPHHLRVTAGTEAETTAFLEALASIGSPA